Proteins co-encoded in one Sulfuricystis thermophila genomic window:
- a CDS encoding TorF family putative porin: MKTQPLAIVIAGIVTSALPLVATAADPAPTPEHSFTGNITLASEYIYRGIGQTNRKPALQGGFDYAHSSGLYAGIWGSNISWLSDLGGISSSLELDVYGGYKGSFAGDFSYDVGVLTYNYPGTYPSGFTKADTTEVYVGLGWKWLSAKYSYVTSSHIFGWVGPNGEKTRGSGYLELNASYDLGDGWGVNGHVGHQKIKNFADASYTDWKLGVTKDVGFGSIGLAYVDTNAKGDVGQPYRNAYDKDLGKARLLLTFSKTF; the protein is encoded by the coding sequence ATGAAAACCCAACCTCTCGCAATCGTCATCGCCGGCATCGTCACATCCGCCCTGCCGCTCGTCGCCACTGCCGCCGATCCGGCGCCGACCCCCGAGCACAGCTTTACCGGCAACATCACGCTCGCCTCCGAATACATCTACCGCGGCATCGGTCAGACCAACCGCAAGCCTGCCCTGCAAGGCGGCTTCGACTACGCCCACAGCAGCGGGTTGTATGCCGGCATTTGGGGTTCGAACATCTCCTGGCTCTCCGATCTCGGCGGCATCAGCTCCAGCCTCGAGCTCGACGTCTATGGCGGTTACAAGGGCAGCTTCGCCGGCGACTTCAGCTACGACGTTGGCGTGCTGACCTACAACTATCCCGGCACTTACCCGAGCGGCTTTACCAAAGCCGACACCACCGAAGTCTATGTCGGTCTCGGCTGGAAATGGCTCTCGGCGAAATACTCCTATGTCACCTCCAGCCACATCTTCGGCTGGGTCGGACCGAATGGCGAGAAAACGCGCGGCAGCGGCTACCTGGAACTCAATGCCAGCTATGACCTCGGCGACGGCTGGGGCGTCAACGGGCATGTCGGCCACCAGAAAATCAAGAACTTCGCTGATGCCTCCTACACCGACTGGAAGCTCGGCGTGACCAAGGACGTCGGTTTCGGCTCGATCGGGCTCGCCTATGTCGATACCAACGCCAAGGGCGATGTCGGCCAACCCTATCGCAACGCCTACGACAAGGACCTCGGCAAGGCGCGACTGCTCCTCACCTTCAGCAAGACCTTCTGA
- a CDS encoding P-II family nitrogen regulator, producing the protein MKFVTAIIKPFKLDEVREALSAVGVTGITVTEVKGFGRQKGHTELYRGAEYVVDFLPKVKLEAAIPSEMLDQVIEAIEKSASTGKIGDGKIFVFDLEQVVRIRTGETGTDAL; encoded by the coding sequence ATGAAATTCGTCACCGCCATCATCAAGCCGTTCAAGCTCGACGAGGTGCGTGAAGCCCTTTCCGCCGTCGGCGTCACGGGCATCACCGTCACCGAAGTCAAGGGCTTCGGCCGGCAGAAAGGGCACACGGAACTTTACCGCGGCGCGGAATACGTCGTCGATTTCCTGCCCAAGGTGAAGCTCGAGGCCGCGATTCCATCCGAAATGCTCGACCAGGTGATCGAGGCGATCGAGAAGTCCGCCAGCACCGGCAAGATCGGTGACGGCAAGATCTTCGTCTTCGACCTCGAACAAGTGGTCCGCATCCGCACCGGCGAAACCGGCACGGATGCCCTCTAA
- a CDS encoding ammonium transporter produces the protein MKKLFAILLTAISLLGISGVVLAADEPGTTAAAAAVAAPSADAAAPAEAPAAAPAPNKGDTAWMLMATVLVILMTIPGLALFYGGLVRAKNMLSVLMQVFVIFALISVLWAIYGYSLAFTGGSAFIGGFDKLFLMGVTPDSVGATFSKGVVIPELVFVAFQATFAAITTALIVGSFAERIKFSAVLLFSVLWFTFSYLPMAHMVWYWDGPDAITDAASLEKVLAGAGFLWAKGALDFAGGTVVHINAAMAGLVGAYLVGKRVGFGREAMTPHSLTLTMVGAALLWVGWFGFNAGSNLEATGTAALAMVNTLFATAAATLSWMFAEWLFKGKPSMLGAASGAVAGLVAITPACGFVGPLGAIVIGLLAGVICLWGVNGLKKLLGADDALDVFGVHGVGGILGSILTGVFASPALGGTGVYDYVANAVGEYDMAAQIVSQLWGVGTVIVWSGVVAFICYKIVDLLVGLRVPEDEEREGLDITAHGESAYHY, from the coding sequence ATGAAGAAGCTTTTTGCAATCTTGCTCACCGCCATCAGTCTGCTCGGCATCTCGGGTGTCGTGCTGGCGGCCGATGAGCCAGGCACAACGGCAGCGGCTGCAGCCGTCGCCGCCCCGTCGGCCGACGCAGCCGCCCCAGCCGAAGCGCCCGCCGCCGCACCGGCGCCCAACAAGGGCGACACGGCCTGGATGCTGATGGCCACCGTTCTGGTGATCCTGATGACCATTCCGGGGCTGGCGCTGTTCTATGGCGGGTTGGTGCGCGCCAAGAACATGCTCTCGGTGCTGATGCAGGTGTTCGTCATCTTCGCCTTGATCAGCGTGCTGTGGGCGATCTATGGCTATAGCCTCGCCTTCACCGGCGGCTCGGCCTTCATCGGCGGCTTCGACAAGCTGTTCCTGATGGGCGTCACGCCCGACTCGGTGGGCGCCACCTTCAGCAAGGGCGTCGTCATCCCCGAGCTGGTATTCGTCGCCTTCCAGGCCACCTTCGCCGCGATCACCACCGCGCTGATCGTCGGCAGCTTCGCCGAGCGCATCAAGTTCTCGGCCGTGCTGCTGTTCTCGGTGCTGTGGTTCACCTTCAGCTACCTGCCGATGGCGCACATGGTCTGGTACTGGGATGGCCCGGATGCGATCACCGATGCGGCCTCGCTCGAGAAGGTGCTCGCCGGCGCCGGCTTCCTGTGGGCCAAGGGCGCGCTCGACTTCGCCGGCGGCACGGTGGTGCACATCAATGCCGCGATGGCCGGTCTCGTCGGCGCCTACTTGGTTGGCAAGCGCGTCGGCTTCGGCCGTGAAGCGATGACCCCCCATAGCCTCACCCTGACCATGGTGGGCGCCGCACTGCTGTGGGTGGGCTGGTTCGGCTTCAACGCCGGCTCCAACCTCGAAGCCACCGGCACCGCCGCACTGGCGATGGTCAACACCTTGTTCGCCACGGCCGCCGCGACGCTCTCCTGGATGTTCGCCGAGTGGCTGTTCAAGGGCAAGCCCTCGATGCTCGGCGCCGCCTCAGGTGCGGTCGCGGGGCTGGTGGCGATCACGCCGGCCTGCGGCTTCGTCGGCCCGTTGGGCGCGATCGTCATCGGCCTCTTGGCGGGCGTGATCTGCCTGTGGGGTGTCAATGGCCTGAAGAAGCTGCTCGGTGCGGACGACGCGCTGGATGTCTTCGGCGTGCATGGCGTCGGCGGCATCCTCGGCTCGATCCTCACCGGCGTGTTCGCCTCGCCGGCCTTGGGCGGCACCGGTGTGTATGACTACGTCGCCAATGCCGTCGGCGAGTACGACATGGCGGCCCAGATCGTCAGCCAGCTCTGGGGGGTCGGCACCGTCATCGTCTGGTCGGGTGTGGTCGCCTTCATCTGCTACAAGATCGTCGATCTGCTGGTGGGCTTACGCGTGCCCGAGGACGAGGAACGCGAAGGGCTCGACATCACCGCCCACGGCGAGTCGGCCTACCACTACTGA
- the purU gene encoding formyltetrahydrofolate deformylase, with amino-acid sequence MSSGRFYTLAASCPDKSGIIAKVTGFIAAHGGWITESNFHSDAIAGRYFMRIEVRADSLPFLLAEFRSRFAPIAQELDMDWKITDSAVKKRVVILVSKQEHCLYDLLARWQSKELDIEIPCVISNHETFRGFVEWHGIPFHHVPVTPENKPQAFAEIRRLYEESRGDTMVLARYMQILPPEFCNSYPGQILNIHHSFLPSFVGAKPYHQAYARGVKLIGATCHYVTAELDQGPIIEQDVIRIDHSDSPDDMVRYGKDIEKTVLARGLRYHLEDRVLVHGNKTVVFR; translated from the coding sequence ATGTCTAGCGGCCGCTTTTACACGCTGGCTGCCTCCTGCCCGGACAAGAGCGGCATCATCGCCAAGGTGACCGGCTTCATCGCCGCCCATGGCGGCTGGATCACCGAATCGAACTTCCACTCCGATGCCATCGCCGGGCGCTACTTCATGCGCATCGAGGTGAGGGCCGACTCGCTGCCGTTCCTGCTCGCCGAGTTCCGCAGCCGCTTCGCGCCGATCGCGCAGGAACTCGACATGGACTGGAAGATCACCGACAGTGCGGTGAAAAAGCGCGTCGTGATCCTCGTCTCCAAGCAGGAGCACTGCCTCTACGACTTGCTGGCGCGCTGGCAGTCCAAAGAGCTCGACATCGAGATTCCCTGCGTGATCTCGAATCACGAGACCTTTCGCGGCTTCGTCGAATGGCATGGCATTCCCTTCCACCACGTGCCGGTGACGCCGGAGAACAAGCCGCAGGCCTTCGCCGAGATCCGCAGGCTTTACGAGGAATCGCGCGGCGACACGATGGTGCTGGCGCGCTACATGCAGATCCTGCCGCCTGAGTTCTGCAATTCCTATCCTGGCCAGATCCTCAACATCCACCACAGCTTCCTGCCGTCCTTCGTCGGCGCCAAGCCCTACCACCAGGCCTATGCCCGTGGCGTGAAACTGATCGGCGCCACCTGCCACTACGTGACCGCCGAGCTCGATCAGGGACCGATCATCGAGCAGGACGTGATCCGCATCGACCACTCCGACTCGCCCGACGACATGGTGCGCTACGGCAAGGACATCGAGAAAACGGTACTCGCGCGCGGTCTGCGCTACCATCTGGAAGACCGCGTGCTGGTGCATGGCAACAAGACGGTGGTGTTCAGATGA
- the thrH gene encoding bifunctional phosphoserine phosphatase/homoserine phosphotransferase ThrH: MQLVCLDLEGVLVPEIWIEFAERTRIPELRRTTRDEPDYDKLMRYRLDLLRQHQLGLPDIQQVIAGMGPLPGAKEFLDALRRDYQVIILSDTFYEFAMPLMIQLGMPTLFCHRLETDAAGFVAAYHLRLPNQKQEAVKRFKELNFRVIAAGDSYNDTAMLAEAHAGILFHPPQNVIAEFPQFPVALSYDALRSEIDRAAARVGDV, translated from the coding sequence GTGCAACTCGTCTGTCTCGACCTCGAAGGGGTGCTCGTCCCCGAGATCTGGATCGAATTCGCCGAGCGCACGCGCATTCCCGAACTGCGTCGCACCACGCGCGACGAGCCGGATTACGACAAGCTGATGCGCTACCGGCTCGATCTGCTGCGGCAACACCAGCTCGGCCTGCCGGACATCCAGCAGGTCATCGCCGGCATGGGGCCACTGCCCGGCGCGAAGGAATTTCTCGACGCCTTGCGGCGCGACTATCAGGTGATCATCCTCTCCGACACCTTCTACGAATTCGCGATGCCGTTGATGATCCAGCTGGGCATGCCGACGCTGTTCTGCCACCGGCTCGAGACCGATGCCGCCGGCTTCGTCGCCGCATACCACCTGCGCCTGCCGAATCAGAAACAGGAGGCGGTCAAGCGCTTCAAGGAGCTCAATTTCCGCGTCATCGCCGCCGGCGATTCTTACAACGACACCGCGATGCTTGCCGAAGCGCATGCCGGTATCCTGTTCCACCCGCCGCAGAACGTCATCGCTGAATTCCCGCAGTTTCCCGTCGCGCTCTCTTATGACGCGCTGCGCAGCGAAATCGACCGGGCCGCAGCGAGGGTCGGCGATGTCTAG
- a CDS encoding methyl-accepting chemotaxis protein, which produces MFGSSRKEIEALRSELSETQGRERAAQERLAALEDRLAALETKCAEKQARIAFFEGLVKHLYEFGESTKSVQTTMATMAQVLRRETREVVKAAGETAHSQQSVHRLTEHIDRLIERARASALAIDQLHERTARINGIVKLIKEIADQTNLLALNAAIEAARAGEQGRGFAVVADEVRKLAERTTAATGEISQLVAHVQEQASQAKLQSEVNPEEMNAIQRNGEEAFASIDGLLEISRDMTQTIAATALRSFIETAKKDHLVFKMEIYLVFLGISDKNPEDFASHTTCRLGKWYYEGDGKACFSQLSGYGAVEAPHVLVHQHGQTAVQAYRDGDYAKGLAELGAMEAASREVLQHLETMAIAGEHDPSTLCVQDL; this is translated from the coding sequence ATGTTTGGCTCATCACGTAAAGAGATCGAGGCGCTACGGAGCGAGCTGTCTGAGACCCAAGGCCGCGAACGCGCGGCGCAGGAGCGCCTCGCCGCGCTCGAGGACCGGCTGGCTGCACTCGAGACGAAGTGTGCCGAAAAGCAGGCACGTATCGCCTTTTTCGAGGGCTTGGTCAAACACCTCTACGAGTTCGGTGAATCGACAAAATCGGTACAGACCACGATGGCCACCATGGCACAGGTGCTCCGCAGGGAAACCCGGGAGGTAGTCAAAGCCGCGGGCGAAACTGCCCATAGCCAGCAATCGGTGCACCGTTTAACCGAACACATCGATCGCCTGATCGAGCGTGCACGAGCGAGCGCCTTGGCCATCGATCAGTTGCACGAGCGCACGGCCCGTATCAATGGCATTGTCAAACTGATCAAGGAAATTGCTGATCAGACCAACCTGCTGGCTTTGAATGCCGCGATCGAGGCTGCACGCGCGGGGGAGCAGGGGCGCGGATTCGCAGTCGTGGCTGACGAGGTGCGCAAGCTCGCTGAGCGCACTACCGCGGCCACAGGGGAAATTTCTCAGTTGGTAGCGCATGTGCAGGAACAGGCGTCCCAAGCCAAACTGCAGTCGGAAGTCAATCCGGAAGAAATGAACGCGATCCAGCGAAACGGCGAAGAGGCCTTTGCCAGCATCGACGGGCTACTCGAAATATCGCGGGACATGACGCAGACTATCGCTGCCACGGCCCTGCGCAGCTTCATCGAGACGGCCAAGAAGGATCACTTGGTTTTCAAGATGGAGATCTATCTCGTCTTCCTTGGTATTTCCGACAAGAATCCAGAGGACTTCGCCAGCCATACCACCTGCCGGCTCGGCAAGTGGTATTACGAAGGAGATGGCAAGGCATGTTTCTCGCAACTGTCAGGCTATGGTGCTGTCGAGGCTCCTCATGTGCTTGTTCATCAGCATGGCCAAACGGCAGTGCAAGCCTATCGTGACGGTGATTATGCAAAAGGCCTCGCTGAGCTCGGTGCAATGGAAGCGGCCAGCAGGGAGGTGCTTCAGCATCTCGAAACCATGGCAATCGCCGGCGAACACGATCCCAGCACCCTCTGCGTCCAGGATTTGTAA
- a CDS encoding ATP-binding cassette domain-containing protein: MILTRNLTFGRAGRMLVAGASLQLHPGWKVGLVGANGCGKSSFFALLRGELHAEAGDLDLPPGWRIGHVAQDTPALPTPALEFVLDGDTELRDIEAELLDAEDAHDGHRIAELHARLADIGGYAAKARAAEILDGLGFAQADHQRAVAEFSGGWRVRLNLARALMARADLLLLDEPTNHLDLDAVLWLEGWLKSFPGTLIMISHDRDFLDAVVDHILHIEAGAMKLYTGNYSAFERSRAERLARQQAMYEKQQREIAHLNAYVERFRAKATKARQAQSRLKALARMALISAAHVDAPFHFSFLAPEGFSDPLLLVEAVKVGYGGTALLDQVRLTLRPGSRIGLLGRNGAGKSTLMKLLAGELPPLAGRRLEGRHLVIGYFAQHQMERLRPDESPLQHLMRQEPQTREQELRDYLGGFDFRGQMAETPCGNFSGGEKARLALALMIRTRPNLLLLDEPTNHLDLEMREALTLALQETEAAVVLVSHDRHLLRTTVDELWLVADGKVQPFDGDLDDYAAWLAARRAAAKPASETKPATSQDARAAKKQQQAERRRLEKEAERLENELAAWQAEKSALAARLGDPQLYADRALAAELARRDAELAAQIEAAEARWLEVQTLLET; encoded by the coding sequence TTGATCCTCACCCGAAACCTCACTTTCGGCCGTGCCGGCCGCATGCTCGTCGCGGGCGCTTCGCTGCAATTACACCCGGGCTGGAAAGTAGGGCTCGTCGGCGCCAACGGCTGCGGCAAGTCGTCTTTTTTCGCCCTGCTGCGCGGAGAACTGCATGCCGAGGCAGGCGATCTCGACCTCCCGCCCGGCTGGCGCATCGGCCATGTCGCACAGGACACGCCAGCCCTGCCAACGCCGGCGCTCGAATTCGTACTCGATGGCGATACCGAGCTGCGCGACATCGAGGCGGAACTCCTCGATGCCGAAGACGCCCATGACGGCCACCGCATCGCCGAGTTGCATGCGCGGCTTGCGGACATCGGCGGTTATGCGGCGAAGGCGCGCGCGGCGGAGATTCTCGACGGCCTCGGCTTTGCGCAAGCCGATCACCAGCGGGCGGTGGCCGAATTTTCCGGCGGCTGGCGGGTGCGTCTGAACCTCGCGCGAGCGCTGATGGCGCGCGCCGATCTCCTGCTGCTCGACGAGCCGACCAACCACCTCGACCTCGACGCGGTGCTGTGGCTCGAAGGCTGGCTGAAGAGCTTTCCCGGCACGCTGATCATGATCTCGCACGACCGCGACTTCCTCGATGCCGTGGTCGACCACATCCTGCATATCGAGGCCGGCGCCATGAAGCTTTACACGGGGAACTATTCGGCCTTCGAGCGCAGCCGCGCGGAACGGCTCGCGCGGCAACAGGCGATGTATGAAAAGCAGCAGCGCGAGATCGCCCACCTCAATGCCTACGTCGAACGCTTCCGCGCCAAGGCCACCAAGGCGCGCCAGGCGCAGAGCCGGCTGAAGGCGCTGGCGCGCATGGCGCTGATCAGCGCCGCGCATGTCGATGCGCCGTTCCATTTCAGCTTTCTGGCGCCCGAAGGATTTTCCGATCCGCTGCTCTTGGTCGAGGCGGTGAAAGTCGGCTATGGCGGGACGGCACTCCTCGACCAGGTGAGGCTCACACTGCGTCCCGGCAGCCGTATCGGCCTGTTGGGCCGAAACGGCGCCGGCAAGTCGACGCTGATGAAACTGCTGGCGGGAGAGCTCCCGCCCCTGGCTGGCCGGCGGCTGGAAGGACGGCATCTGGTGATCGGTTATTTCGCCCAGCATCAGATGGAGCGCCTGCGGCCGGACGAGTCGCCCCTGCAGCATTTGATGCGGCAGGAACCGCAGACGCGCGAGCAGGAATTGCGCGATTATCTCGGTGGCTTCGACTTTCGCGGGCAGATGGCCGAGACACCCTGCGGCAACTTCTCCGGCGGTGAGAAGGCGCGGCTGGCGCTGGCGCTGATGATCCGCACGCGGCCGAATCTGCTGCTGCTCGACGAGCCGACCAACCACCTCGACCTCGAAATGCGCGAGGCGCTCACGCTGGCGCTCCAGGAAACCGAGGCCGCCGTGGTGCTGGTCTCTCACGATCGCCATCTGCTACGCACCACGGTCGATGAACTCTGGCTGGTGGCCGATGGCAAGGTGCAACCCTTCGACGGCGATCTCGACGACTATGCCGCCTGGCTTGCCGCGCGCCGCGCGGCGGCAAAGCCGGCAAGCGAAACAAAGCCGGCGACCAGTCAAGATGCCCGGGCGGCGAAAAAACAGCAGCAGGCCGAGCGGCGCCGGCTCGAAAAGGAAGCCGAGCGGCTCGAAAACGAACTCGCCGCCTGGCAGGCGGAAAAGTCGGCGCTGGCGGCACGGCTCGGTGACCCGCAACTCTATGCCGACCGCGCGTTGGCGGCCGAACTCGCGCGCCGCGACGCGGAACTTGCCGCGCAAATCGAGGCGGCGGAAGCGCGCTGGCTCGAAGTGCAGACGTTGCTCGAAACGTAA
- a CDS encoding HDOD domain-containing protein, whose protein sequence is MDGHNPRTFELTVAADGATGPGQGVLAAFVPATAHTPPLVALACDPRHDPGRTIEELAPHAIAWLRGELMDAVAAAVWVVIDNYGRFYRATPESFSGIGAGMAPLVAYAPFSKGYGIDAFYADIGAPGEAAIELLTAIVEQPSQNPMTPPMTEFLDAIESHGNLPAPGMIFHKVSVAAEEGDARRVASIIQPDPVISTLVINYANAARFAASGKTASVPQAVTRLGTSFVKRVVFVADMMARYQKGACPEFDYRGFWMNAVATGAAMRALLPEYGVPAARADDAFTTGLVAGIGWLAVAETYPALMTRYLERCKGADPITKARAQREIFPCEICKVSERYLQRFEFPEWVSAAAAGRSEVDRQWYDILARAIRIGQALAPFECLAIPTTVPVPDACRAEWQNWQGFVASIR, encoded by the coding sequence ATGGATGGACACAATCCCCGGACATTCGAACTCACGGTGGCTGCCGACGGCGCCACAGGCCCAGGGCAGGGCGTCCTGGCCGCTTTCGTGCCCGCGACGGCCCACACGCCGCCGCTGGTGGCGCTGGCCTGCGATCCGCGCCATGATCCCGGCCGCACGATAGAGGAACTGGCACCCCACGCCATCGCGTGGTTGCGCGGCGAGCTGATGGATGCCGTCGCAGCCGCGGTATGGGTGGTGATCGACAACTACGGGCGCTTCTATCGCGCGACGCCCGAATCCTTCTCAGGAATCGGCGCCGGCATGGCACCGCTTGTTGCTTATGCGCCTTTCAGCAAGGGTTATGGCATCGACGCGTTCTACGCCGATATCGGCGCTCCGGGCGAGGCGGCGATCGAACTGCTCACTGCGATCGTCGAGCAGCCCAGCCAGAACCCGATGACGCCGCCGATGACCGAGTTCCTCGACGCGATCGAATCCCACGGCAATCTGCCGGCGCCCGGTATGATCTTCCACAAGGTCTCCGTGGCCGCCGAGGAAGGCGACGCGCGCCGGGTCGCCAGCATCATCCAGCCCGACCCGGTGATTTCGACGCTGGTGATCAATTACGCCAATGCGGCGCGTTTCGCCGCCAGCGGCAAGACCGCCTCGGTGCCGCAGGCGGTGACCCGGCTGGGTACCAGCTTCGTCAAGCGGGTGGTGTTCGTCGCCGACATGATGGCACGTTATCAGAAAGGCGCTTGTCCGGAATTCGATTATCGCGGCTTCTGGATGAATGCCGTCGCCACTGGCGCGGCGATGCGCGCACTGCTGCCCGAGTATGGCGTTCCCGCTGCTCGTGCCGACGACGCCTTCACCACGGGTCTGGTCGCCGGCATCGGCTGGCTCGCCGTCGCGGAGACCTATCCTGCCCTGATGACGCGCTACCTCGAGCGCTGTAAAGGCGCCGATCCGATCACCAAGGCGCGGGCCCAACGCGAGATCTTCCCCTGCGAGATCTGCAAGGTGTCCGAACGCTATCTGCAGCGTTTCGAGTTTCCCGAATGGGTATCCGCCGCGGCCGCCGGCCGCAGTGAAGTGGATCGCCAGTGGTACGACATCCTCGCGCGCGCGATCCGCATCGGCCAGGCGCTGGCGCCCTTCGAGTGTCTGGCGATCCCCACCACCGTGCCGGTTCCCGACGCCTGCCGCGCCGAATGGCAGAACTGGCAGGGCTTCGTCGCTTCGATCCGTTGA
- the gshA gene encoding glutamate--cysteine ligase, with translation MVPHLATALTGPLLTLEKRFLDNETAIERWLRGQWLEHSPPFYASVDLRNSGFKLAPVDTNLFPGGFNNLDPAMLPLCVQAAMSAIEKICPEAKNLLLIPENHTRNQYYLMNVARLAAILRHTGLNVRIGSLLPEISQPTPLSLPDGQTLTLEPLRRFGSTGTDGLGRRLGLASDTGFDPCAILLNNDLSAGVPPILANLHEQFVIPPLSAGWHTRRKSQHFAAYRRIAREFAALIGIDPWLIDPEFAVCGKIDFQQRAGIECLAENIDKLLHHIRVKYREYAIDATPFVVVKADAGTYGMGIMTVKDASEVRELSRRQRNKMAVVKEGLQVTEVIIQEGVPTFETVDEGVAEPVVYMIDRYVVGGFYRVHTQRGVDENLNAPGMHFKPLAFETGCTLPDTTQNPDAPPNRFYAYGVIARLALLAAACELEEYGEA, from the coding sequence ATGGTTCCCCATCTCGCCACGGCGCTGACCGGCCCGCTGCTGACGCTCGAGAAGCGCTTCCTCGACAATGAGACCGCCATCGAGCGCTGGCTGCGCGGCCAGTGGCTCGAACATTCGCCGCCGTTCTACGCTTCCGTCGATTTGCGCAACAGCGGTTTCAAGCTCGCGCCGGTCGACACCAACCTGTTTCCGGGCGGCTTCAACAACCTCGACCCGGCGATGCTGCCTTTGTGCGTCCAGGCGGCGATGAGCGCAATCGAGAAGATCTGCCCCGAGGCGAAAAACCTGCTCTTGATCCCCGAGAATCACACGCGCAACCAATACTATCTGATGAATGTCGCGCGGCTGGCAGCCATCCTGCGCCATACGGGGCTCAACGTGCGCATCGGCTCGCTGTTGCCGGAAATCAGCCAGCCCACCCCACTCAGTCTGCCCGATGGCCAGACGCTGACGCTCGAACCGCTGCGGCGTTTCGGTTCGACCGGCACTGACGGGCTGGGGCGACGCCTCGGCCTCGCGAGCGACACGGGCTTCGATCCCTGCGCGATCCTGCTCAACAACGATCTTTCCGCCGGCGTGCCGCCGATCCTGGCAAACCTGCACGAGCAATTCGTCATCCCGCCTCTCTCCGCCGGCTGGCATACGCGCCGCAAGTCGCAGCACTTCGCCGCCTACCGGCGCATCGCGCGCGAGTTCGCCGCGCTGATTGGCATCGATCCTTGGCTGATCGATCCAGAATTCGCCGTCTGCGGCAAGATCGATTTCCAGCAGCGAGCAGGCATCGAATGTCTCGCCGAAAATATCGACAAGCTACTCCACCACATCCGCGTCAAATACCGCGAATACGCCATCGATGCGACTCCCTTCGTCGTCGTCAAGGCCGACGCCGGCACCTATGGCATGGGCATCATGACGGTGAAGGATGCCAGCGAAGTGCGCGAGCTCTCCCGCCGTCAGCGCAACAAGATGGCCGTGGTCAAGGAAGGTCTGCAGGTCACCGAGGTGATCATCCAGGAAGGCGTGCCGACCTTTGAAACCGTCGATGAGGGCGTTGCCGAACCGGTGGTCTACATGATCGATCGCTACGTCGTCGGCGGTTTCTATCGCGTGCATACCCAGCGCGGTGTAGATGAAAACCTCAACGCGCCGGGCATGCATTTCAAGCCGCTCGCTTTCGAGACCGGCTGCACGCTGCCCGACACGACCCAGAACCCGGACGCCCCACCCAACCGTTTCTATGCCTATGGCGTGATCGCGCGGCTGGCGCTGCTGGCCGCGGCCTGCGAGCTCGAGGAATACGGCGAAGCATGA
- a CDS encoding FAD:protein FMN transferase has protein sequence MRLWFAGLLALLLAACGHPVPVAQEAYVFGTRVEVQVAGVAEAEAQAALGEVLREFDRLHRAYHAWQPSELTALNEAIAAGRPHKVSAELAGLIRTAQRLAGQGDGLFDPGIGRIIALWGFQSDEFKPALPDAAALQQLVAAKPSIADLSVADDGTVTSKNPDVALDFGGYLKGVALDRAAALLKRRGIHDALINIGGNVLALGSKGGVPWRVGIRHPRVELAGEGVIATLELHDGEAIGTSGDYQRFFELDGKRYCHLIDPRTGAPAQGTQSLTVLIPPGADAGMRSDVLTKPLFISNDRWRELARRLDVTQVLRIDAQGRVYVTPAMQARLHFTMDNLTIGVVQ, from the coding sequence ATGAGGCTTTGGTTCGCCGGACTGCTGGCCCTGCTGCTCGCGGCTTGCGGGCACCCCGTGCCGGTGGCGCAGGAAGCCTATGTCTTCGGCACGCGTGTCGAGGTGCAGGTGGCCGGCGTGGCTGAAGCCGAGGCGCAGGCGGCGCTCGGCGAGGTGCTGCGTGAATTCGACCGTCTGCATCGCGCCTATCATGCCTGGCAACCTTCCGAGCTCACCGCGCTGAACGAGGCGATCGCCGCCGGACGACCCCACAAGGTTTCTGCCGAGCTCGCCGGGTTGATCCGCACCGCACAGCGGCTGGCCGGGCAAGGCGATGGCCTGTTCGATCCCGGCATCGGCCGCATCATCGCGCTGTGGGGTTTCCAAAGCGACGAATTCAAGCCGGCGCTGCCGGATGCCGCGGCATTGCAGCAACTCGTCGCCGCCAAACCGTCGATCGCCGACCTGTCGGTTGCCGACGACGGCACCGTGACGTCGAAGAACCCAGACGTGGCGCTCGATTTCGGCGGCTATCTGAAAGGGGTCGCGCTCGATCGTGCCGCGGCGCTTCTCAAACGCCGCGGCATCCACGACGCGCTGATCAACATCGGCGGCAATGTGCTCGCGCTGGGCAGCAAGGGCGGTGTGCCCTGGCGTGTCGGCATCCGCCATCCGCGCGTCGAGCTCGCCGGCGAAGGCGTCATCGCCACATTGGAACTCCACGACGGCGAAGCGATCGGCACCTCCGGCGACTATCAGCGCTTCTTCGAGCTCGACGGCAAGCGTTACTGTCACCTGATCGATCCGCGCACGGGCGCGCCAGCGCAGGGTACCCAGTCGCTCACCGTGTTGATTCCGCCGGGCGCGGATGCCGGCATGCGCTCGGATGTGCTCACCAAGCCGCTGTTCATCAGTAATGATCGTTGGCGCGAACTGGCGCGCCGCCTCGACGTGACGCAGGTGCTGCGCATCGATGCGCAGGGGCGGGTCTATGTCACGCCGGCGATGCAGGCGCGATTGCATTTCACGATGGACAATCTCACCATCGGCGTCGTGCAATAA